In the genome of Streptomyces sp. V2I9, one region contains:
- a CDS encoding nicotinate phosphoribosyltransferase: MNTADLGRRVGVPSTALFTDQYELTMVQAALKAGTADRHSVFEAFTRRLPEGRRYGVVAGTGRVLDAVENFHFDDEMIGFLRQQQIVDEPTLEWLAGYRFSGDIWGYPEGEVYFPGSPVLRVEGTFAECVLLETVILSILNHDSAIAAAASRMSAAAGGRRLIEMGARRTHELSAVASARAAYVGGFDATSDLAAGFRWAIPTVGTSAHAFTLLHDTERDAFRAQVDSLGRGTTLLVDTYDVTEAVRAAVEIAGPELGAVRIDSGDLLLVAHRVRQQLDELGATDTKIVVTSDLDEYAIASLAAAPVDAYGVGTQLVTGSGHPTCSMVYKLVARAGSGEPDAPLVPVAKKSLGAKASKGGRKWAARRTDEHGVAEAEVIGTGPVPEELAGRQLLVELVRGGEVVAREPLDAVRDRHVAARAGLPMSAVQLSRGEAVIPTEYV; encoded by the coding sequence ATGAACACAGCGGACCTCGGGCGACGGGTCGGCGTTCCGTCGACCGCGCTCTTCACCGACCAGTACGAGCTGACGATGGTGCAGGCGGCCCTCAAGGCCGGCACCGCCGACCGGCACTCCGTCTTCGAGGCGTTCACCCGCCGCCTGCCCGAGGGGCGGCGCTACGGCGTCGTCGCGGGCACCGGCCGGGTGCTGGACGCGGTGGAGAACTTCCACTTCGACGACGAGATGATCGGCTTCCTGCGCCAGCAGCAGATCGTGGACGAGCCGACCCTGGAATGGCTGGCCGGCTACCGCTTCAGCGGCGACATCTGGGGCTACCCGGAGGGCGAGGTCTACTTCCCCGGCTCCCCGGTCCTCCGGGTGGAGGGCACCTTCGCCGAGTGCGTGCTGCTGGAGACGGTGATCCTCTCGATCCTCAACCACGACTCCGCCATCGCCGCCGCCGCCTCGCGGATGTCGGCCGCCGCCGGGGGCCGCCGGCTCATCGAGATGGGGGCGCGCCGCACCCACGAGCTGTCGGCGGTCGCCTCGGCCCGCGCGGCGTACGTCGGCGGCTTCGACGCCACCTCCGACCTGGCGGCGGGGTTCCGCTGGGCGATCCCGACGGTGGGCACGAGCGCGCACGCCTTCACCCTGCTGCACGACACCGAGCGCGACGCGTTCCGGGCCCAGGTGGACTCGCTGGGCCGGGGCACGACGCTGCTGGTCGACACGTACGACGTGACCGAGGCGGTCCGGGCGGCCGTCGAGATCGCGGGCCCGGAGCTGGGCGCCGTACGGATCGACTCCGGGGACCTGCTGCTGGTCGCGCACCGGGTGCGCCAGCAGCTGGACGAGCTGGGGGCGACGGACACGAAGATCGTGGTGACCTCGGACCTGGACGAATACGCCATCGCCTCGCTGGCCGCCGCACCGGTGGACGCGTACGGGGTCGGCACCCAGCTGGTCACCGGGAGCGGGCACCCCACCTGCTCGATGGTCTACAAGCTGGTGGCCCGCGCCGGTTCGGGTGAGCCGGACGCCCCGCTCGTCCCGGTGGCCAAGAAGTCGCTCGGCGCGAAGGCGTCGAAGGGCGGCCGCAAGTGGGCCGCCCGCCGGACCGACGAGCACGGCGTCGCCGAGGCCGAGGTGATCGGCACCGGGCCGGTCCCCGAGGAGCTGGCCGGCCGGCAGCTGCTGGTGGAGCTGGTGCGGGGCGGCGAGGTGGTCGCCCGCGAGCCGCTGGACGCGGTCCGGGACCGGCACGTGGCCGCGCGGGCGGGGCTGCCGATGTCGGCGGTCCAGCTGTCGCGCGGCGAGGCGGTGATCCCGACCGAGTACGTCTGA
- a CDS encoding isochorismatase family protein, with amino-acid sequence MHRALIVVDVQNDFCEGGSLAVAGGADVAAAITDLIGDAQPAYRHVVATRDHHVDPGDHFSATPDYVDSWPVHCVAGTEGVGFHPNFAPAVASGAIDTVFDKGAYSAAYSGFEGTDENGTGLARWLRDREVTEVDVVGIATDHCVRATALDAAREGFVTQVLLDLTAGVSEATTERALAELRTAGVKLSGTPTVAS; translated from the coding sequence ATGCACCGCGCATTGATCGTCGTGGACGTTCAGAACGACTTCTGCGAGGGCGGCAGCCTCGCGGTGGCGGGCGGCGCCGATGTCGCCGCCGCCATCACCGACCTGATCGGCGACGCCCAGCCCGCCTACCGCCACGTGGTGGCCACCCGCGACCACCACGTGGACCCGGGCGACCACTTCTCGGCGACCCCGGACTACGTGGACTCCTGGCCGGTGCACTGCGTCGCCGGCACGGAGGGGGTGGGCTTCCACCCGAACTTCGCGCCCGCCGTCGCCTCCGGGGCGATCGACACGGTCTTCGACAAGGGGGCGTACTCGGCCGCCTACAGCGGATTCGAGGGCACCGACGAGAACGGGACCGGCCTCGCCCGGTGGCTGCGCGACCGCGAGGTCACCGAGGTCGACGTGGTCGGCATCGCCACCGACCACTGCGTACGGGCCACCGCGCTGGACGCGGCCCGTGAGGGCTTCGTCACCCAGGTGCTCCTCGACCTGACCGCGGGCGTCTCGGAGGCCACCACCGAGCGGGCCCTGGCGGAGCTGCGTACGGCGGGCGTGAAGCTCTCCGGCACGCCCACCGTCGCCTCGTAG
- a CDS encoding immune inhibitor A domain-containing protein, with translation MTNQRRALRAAAVVVAMAATAATASTFATAQAHDGSSASGVSSVDRRDPAPAKGHVEHNLEGPFSEQQAAQREAALEQVLAGDKKVANRGGSKVVKLDDKKYVELGREKTDKIFTILLEFGDQVDDTTMFDPDGDGPKPPVKKYGGAPGPAHNKIAEPDPKKDNSTAWKADYNQEHFQELYFGEGEGVDSLKTYYEKTSSGRYSVEGEVSDWVKVPYNEARYGSNYCGQSNCANVWDAVRDGVNAWVADQKAKGRTDAQIKANLAEYDQWDRYDFDGDGNFNEPDGYIDHFQLVHAGEDESAGGGAEGTNAIWAHRWYAYGTNAGATGPADNKAGGAQIGDTGIWVGDYTVQPENGGLGVFAHEYAHDLGLPDLYDTSGGGENSVGFWSLMSAGSWLGTGQGEIGNLPGDMTSWDKLKLGWLDYDTAKAGKTSLHKLGVSEYNTENPQALLVELPKKAVTTTVVKPAEGAKQWWSDMGDDLSNTLTRSVDLTGRSKATLDLSGWYDIEADYDYLYTEVSDNGGTSWTALDGTADGKAIPRDASDKPALTDVSGTYKKLSFPLDAYAGKKIDLRFRYQTDGGAGGKGFAADAITVTADGAALFSDNAEGDDNGWTAKGFSRIGESFTQDYPQYYIAENRQYVSYDKTLKVGPYNFGFSTTRPDWVEHYAYQNGLLVWFWDTSQKDNNTSVHPGQGLILPVDAHAKPLTWKDGSLLRNKIQPFDAPFSWYPNKGFTLHNADVPLYIKPTPGNPVFDDRKGTYWYKENPTGGVKVPDTNTRISIVHEPLDGRTMSVLVSPSGR, from the coding sequence GTGACCAATCAGAGACGGGCGCTTCGCGCCGCCGCCGTTGTCGTGGCCATGGCCGCGACTGCCGCGACGGCGTCGACCTTCGCCACCGCCCAGGCGCATGACGGCTCATCGGCTTCCGGTGTCTCCAGCGTCGACCGCCGTGACCCGGCGCCGGCCAAGGGGCACGTGGAGCACAACCTGGAGGGCCCCTTCAGCGAGCAGCAGGCCGCCCAGCGCGAGGCCGCGCTGGAGCAGGTGCTCGCCGGGGACAAGAAGGTCGCGAACCGCGGAGGTTCCAAGGTCGTCAAGCTCGACGACAAGAAGTACGTGGAGCTCGGCCGGGAGAAGACCGACAAGATCTTCACCATCCTGCTGGAGTTCGGCGACCAGGTCGACGACACCACGATGTTCGACCCGGACGGCGACGGCCCCAAGCCGCCCGTCAAGAAGTACGGCGGCGCCCCCGGCCCGGCGCACAACAAGATCGCCGAGCCGGACCCGAAGAAGGACAACAGCACCGCCTGGAAGGCCGACTACAACCAGGAGCACTTCCAGGAGCTCTACTTCGGCGAGGGCGAGGGCGTCGACTCGCTCAAGACCTACTACGAGAAGACCTCCTCGGGCCGCTACTCGGTCGAGGGTGAGGTCTCCGACTGGGTCAAGGTCCCCTACAACGAGGCCCGTTACGGCTCCAACTACTGCGGCCAGTCCAACTGCGCCAACGTGTGGGACGCGGTCCGCGACGGCGTGAACGCCTGGGTCGCCGACCAGAAGGCCAAGGGCCGCACCGACGCCCAGATCAAGGCGAACCTGGCCGAGTACGACCAGTGGGACCGCTACGACTTCGACGGCGACGGCAACTTCAACGAGCCCGACGGCTACATCGACCACTTCCAGCTGGTCCACGCCGGCGAGGACGAGTCGGCCGGCGGCGGCGCCGAGGGCACCAACGCCATCTGGGCGCACCGCTGGTACGCGTACGGCACCAACGCCGGTGCGACCGGTCCCGCGGACAACAAGGCCGGTGGCGCCCAGATCGGCGACACGGGCATCTGGGTCGGCGACTACACCGTCCAGCCCGAGAACGGCGGCCTGGGCGTCTTCGCCCACGAGTACGCCCACGACCTCGGCCTCCCGGACCTGTACGACACCTCCGGCGGCGGCGAGAACTCGGTCGGCTTCTGGTCCCTGATGTCGGCGGGCTCCTGGCTCGGCACCGGTCAGGGCGAGATCGGCAACCTGCCGGGCGACATGACCTCGTGGGACAAGCTCAAGCTGGGCTGGCTCGACTACGACACGGCCAAGGCGGGCAAGACCTCGCTGCACAAGCTGGGCGTCTCGGAGTACAACACCGAGAACCCGCAGGCGCTCCTGGTCGAGCTGCCGAAGAAGGCCGTCACCACCACCGTCGTCAAGCCCGCCGAGGGTGCGAAGCAGTGGTGGAGCGACATGGGCGACGACCTGTCGAACACCCTGACCCGCTCGGTCGACCTGACCGGCAGGTCCAAGGCCACGCTCGACCTTTCGGGCTGGTACGACATCGAGGCCGACTACGACTACCTCTACACCGAGGTGTCCGACAACGGCGGTACCAGCTGGACCGCGCTCGACGGCACCGCCGACGGCAAGGCCATCCCGCGCGACGCCAGTGACAAGCCGGCCCTGACCGACGTCTCGGGCACGTACAAGAAGCTCTCCTTCCCGCTGGACGCCTACGCGGGCAAGAAGATCGACCTCCGCTTCCGCTACCAGACGGACGGCGGCGCGGGAGGCAAGGGCTTCGCGGCCGACGCCATCACCGTCACCGCCGACGGCGCGGCGCTCTTCTCGGACAACGCCGAGGGCGACGACAACGGCTGGACGGCCAAGGGCTTCTCGCGGATCGGCGAGTCCTTCACCCAGGACTACCCGCAGTACTACATCGCGGAGAACCGCCAGTACGTCTCCTACGACAAGACGCTGAAGGTCGGCCCGTACAACTTCGGCTTCTCCACCACCCGTCCGGACTGGGTCGAGCACTACGCGTACCAGAACGGTCTGCTGGTCTGGTTCTGGGACACCTCCCAGAAGGACAACAACACCTCGGTCCACCCGGGCCAGGGCCTGATCCTGCCGGTCGACGCGCACGCCAAGCCGCTCACGTGGAAGGACGGCTCGCTCCTGCGCAACAAGATCCAGCCGTTCGACGCCCCGTTCAGCTGGTACCCGAACAAGGGCTTCACGCTCCACAACGCGGACGTGCCGCTCTACATCAAGCCCACCCCGGGCAACCCGGTCTTCGACGACCGCAAGGGCACCTACTGGTACAAGGAGAACCCCACGGGCGGTGTCAAGGTTCCTGACACGAACACCCGCATCTCCATCGTCCACGAGCCCCTCGACGGCCGCACGATGAGCGTGCTGGTCAGCCCCTCGGGTCGCTGA
- a CDS encoding RDD family protein — protein MSNDHPTPGQPPEDDDPFLKKPQEPPPPSAGQPYGSAPPPPPPPPPNDPYGSGGGFGAPDPLAGMPPLAEPGKRILARLIDFLVISIPLYLISLPWGGAVDVNGDGDDGFGDAVASGYSGQQLVWSIIGLVVYVAYDTYFTHKDGRTLGKRLLKMRVAMLNDGRVPDTGAALMRAVVLWAPALLCCPCLWWLINIVLMFTDKPYRQGLQDKAAKTVVVTVR, from the coding sequence ATGAGCAACGACCACCCGACGCCCGGCCAGCCGCCCGAGGACGACGATCCGTTCCTCAAGAAGCCGCAGGAGCCCCCGCCGCCGTCGGCGGGTCAGCCGTACGGAAGTGCGCCGCCCCCGCCGCCTCCGCCCCCGCCGAACGACCCGTACGGCAGCGGCGGCGGCTTCGGGGCGCCCGACCCGCTGGCCGGGATGCCCCCGCTCGCCGAGCCGGGGAAGCGCATCCTGGCGCGGCTCATCGACTTCCTCGTCATCTCGATCCCGCTGTACCTCATCTCGCTCCCCTGGGGCGGCGCCGTCGACGTCAACGGGGACGGCGACGACGGGTTCGGGGACGCGGTCGCCAGTGGGTACAGCGGGCAGCAGCTGGTGTGGTCGATCATCGGCCTGGTGGTGTACGTCGCCTACGACACCTACTTCACGCACAAGGACGGCCGCACGCTGGGCAAGCGGCTGCTGAAGATGCGCGTCGCCATGCTCAACGACGGCCGGGTGCCCGACACCGGGGCCGCGCTGATGCGGGCCGTCGTGCTGTGGGCCCCGGCGCTGCTCTGCTGCCCGTGCCTGTGGTGGCTGATCAACATCGTGCTGATGTTCACCGACAAGCCCTACCGGCAGGGGTTGCAGGACAAGGCCGCCAAAACGGTCGTCGTCACCGTCCGTTGA
- a CDS encoding RDD family protein, protein MSAPTPAPGDESPREGYYPDPSIPGYVRYWNGASWVPGTSRPAPAAPAAGARTAPAEETGPIFFDEEEATLQDGPGTVASGQDGTGKAVAGSGEPTARPEEPGSVWQADTARQTGFGGAGDRRVDWGGPAGPPSPGPAASPADPRTPVAQDPTGGALPGMRAEGGGPSAREAAGTRPPTDGTVTIRATGARPPAGRGDTPGPDGVRPDAPQPGPVPPAPVGAGAPQGPQNLSAARHSIAPAPEPRALPAPARPTPHQAPQGRAPQGQAYPPALPAAHQAPQSQRPPQPQAHVPAPQPHLPQAAAPGRLPAPAPAPADPVGTPSPVPAPPAAPHTPLTPGAGGGSASWAQQVHHLAQPEQQQFPPRAAGTGQPVVPWKPPVDDPFQQLARNQASARPAGLGKRFAARLVDNLVLGAVVGAAAIPLTVRALDHIDRKITAAKETGQTVTVWLLDSTTGALLGALLAAFLLLGFLLEALPTAKWGRTLGKKLFGLDVRDIESHEPPSLGAALRRWLVYGVLGLLVLGVVNVLWCLFDRPWRQCWHDKAARTFVAG, encoded by the coding sequence ATGAGCGCGCCAACTCCGGCACCCGGTGACGAAAGCCCGCGCGAGGGCTACTACCCCGACCCCTCCATCCCCGGCTACGTCCGGTACTGGAACGGCGCCTCCTGGGTCCCCGGTACGAGCCGCCCGGCGCCCGCCGCCCCGGCGGCCGGTGCGCGGACCGCGCCGGCGGAGGAGACGGGCCCGATCTTCTTCGACGAGGAGGAGGCCACCCTCCAGGACGGGCCGGGGACGGTCGCGTCCGGTCAGGACGGCACGGGGAAGGCCGTGGCCGGTTCCGGTGAACCCACCGCGCGTCCGGAGGAGCCGGGGTCCGTCTGGCAGGCGGACACCGCGCGCCAGACCGGGTTCGGCGGCGCGGGGGACCGCCGGGTCGACTGGGGCGGGCCCGCCGGACCGCCTTCGCCCGGACCGGCCGCGTCCCCGGCCGACCCGCGCACGCCGGTGGCCCAGGACCCGACCGGCGGGGCGCTGCCCGGCATGCGGGCCGAGGGCGGCGGGCCCTCCGCACGGGAGGCCGCCGGGACGCGGCCGCCGACCGACGGGACGGTCACCATCCGCGCGACGGGGGCGCGGCCCCCGGCCGGCCGGGGCGACACGCCGGGGCCCGACGGCGTACGCCCGGACGCCCCGCAGCCCGGCCCCGTACCGCCGGCTCCGGTCGGCGCCGGTGCGCCGCAGGGCCCGCAGAACCTGAGCGCGGCCCGGCACAGCATCGCCCCGGCCCCCGAGCCGCGGGCCCTTCCGGCCCCGGCCCGGCCGACGCCGCATCAGGCGCCGCAGGGCCGGGCGCCGCAGGGCCAGGCGTACCCTCCGGCGCTGCCCGCCGCACATCAGGCTCCGCAGTCGCAGCGGCCACCGCAGCCCCAGGCGCACGTCCCGGCCCCGCAGCCGCACCTGCCGCAGGCGGCGGCTCCCGGCCGGCTCCCCGCACCCGCTCCGGCCCCCGCCGACCCCGTCGGCACGCCGTCCCCCGTGCCCGCGCCCCCGGCCGCCCCGCACACCCCGCTGACGCCGGGGGCCGGCGGCGGTTCGGCCTCCTGGGCGCAGCAGGTCCACCACCTCGCCCAGCCCGAGCAGCAGCAGTTCCCACCCCGGGCGGCGGGAACCGGGCAGCCCGTCGTGCCCTGGAAGCCGCCGGTCGACGACCCCTTCCAGCAACTCGCCCGCAACCAGGCGTCGGCCCGGCCCGCCGGGCTCGGCAAGCGGTTCGCCGCCCGGCTGGTCGACAACCTGGTGCTCGGCGCGGTCGTCGGGGCGGCGGCGATCCCGCTGACCGTTCGCGCCCTCGACCACATCGACCGGAAGATCACCGCGGCGAAGGAGACCGGACAGACCGTCACCGTCTGGCTGCTGGACTCCACCACCGGGGCCCTGCTGGGCGCTCTGCTCGCCGCCTTCCTGCTCCTCGGTTTCCTCCTGGAGGCGCTGCCGACGGCCAAGTGGGGCCGGACGCTGGGCAAGAAGCTGTTCGGGCTCGACGTACGGGACATCGAGTCGCACGAGCCCCCGTCGCTGGGCGCGGCCCTGCGCCGCTGGCTCGTCTACGGCGTGCTGGGGCTGCTCGTGCTCGGCGTGGTCAACGTCCTGTGGTGTCTGTTCGACCGTCCCTGGCGCCAGTGCTGGCACGACAAGGCGGCCCGGACGTTCGTGGCGGGCTGA
- a CDS encoding SsgA family sporulation/cell division regulator, producing the protein MMNVVERELELKLVLSPERSIPVPARLTYRTDDPFAVHVAFHIGSESPVHWTFARELLVEGVFRPCGHGDVRIWPTKVAGRSVICVALTSPDGNALLEVPSAAVAAWVERTLRVVPPGTESDRLGMDEALAELLAPLPADDLWLSDPWSSDDASSQDGEA; encoded by the coding sequence ATGATGAACGTCGTGGAACGTGAGCTGGAGCTGAAGCTGGTCCTGTCCCCCGAGCGGTCCATCCCGGTGCCCGCCCGGCTGACGTATCGCACGGACGACCCGTTCGCGGTGCACGTCGCGTTCCACATCGGTTCCGAGTCGCCCGTGCACTGGACGTTCGCGCGGGAGCTGCTGGTGGAGGGCGTGTTCCGGCCGTGCGGGCACGGGGACGTGCGCATCTGGCCGACGAAGGTCGCGGGCCGCAGCGTCATCTGCGTGGCCCTCACCTCCCCCGACGGCAACGCCCTGCTGGAGGTGCCCTCGGCCGCCGTGGCCGCCTGGGTGGAGCGGACCCTGCGGGTGGTGCCGCCGGGCACCGAGAGCGACCGGCTCGGGATGGACGAGGCGCTGGCGGAGCTGCTGGCCCCGCTGCCGGCCGACGACCTGTGGCTGAGCGATCCGTGGTCGTCGGACGACGCGTCCTCCCAGGACGGCGAGGCGTGA
- a CDS encoding FAD-binding oxidoreductase — protein sequence MSDLLERLRTGLPREALITDPDITASYAHDMASFCEAGTPAVVVLPRTVEQVQHVMRTATALRVPVVPQGARTGLSGAANASDGCIVLSLVKMDRILEISPVDRIAVVEPGVVNAVLSRAVDEHGLYYPPDPSSWETCTIGGNIGTASGGLCCVKYGVTAEYVLGLDVVLADGRLLTTGRRTAKGVAGYDLTRLFVGSEGSLGIVVRAVLALRPRPPRQLVLAAEFPSTDAACDAVCRIMERGHTPSLLELMDRTTVRAVNALASMGLPETTEALLLCAFDTPDPATDLAAVGALCTAAGATEVVPADNPAESELLLQARRLALTALEAVKSATMIDDVCVPRSQLGAMLAGTAAIADEYGLTIGVCAHAGDGNTHPTVCFDQADPDESRRARASFDAIMALGLELGGTITGEHGVGVLKKEWLARELGDTGVELQRSIKAAFDPLNLLNPGKLF from the coding sequence ATGAGCGATCTCCTCGAACGGCTGCGCACGGGACTGCCCCGCGAGGCGCTGATCACCGATCCGGACATCACCGCGTCCTACGCCCACGACATGGCGAGCTTCTGCGAGGCCGGCACCCCGGCCGTCGTGGTGCTCCCGCGCACGGTCGAGCAGGTCCAGCACGTCATGCGCACCGCCACCGCGCTGCGCGTCCCGGTCGTCCCGCAGGGCGCCCGTACCGGCCTGTCCGGCGCGGCCAACGCCTCGGACGGCTGCATCGTGCTCTCCCTGGTGAAGATGGACCGCATCCTGGAGATCAGCCCGGTCGACCGGATCGCCGTCGTCGAGCCGGGCGTCGTCAACGCGGTGCTGTCACGCGCTGTCGACGAACACGGTCTGTACTACCCGCCGGACCCCTCCAGCTGGGAGACGTGCACCATCGGCGGCAACATCGGCACCGCGTCCGGCGGCCTGTGCTGCGTGAAGTACGGGGTCACCGCCGAATACGTGCTGGGTCTGGACGTCGTCCTCGCCGACGGACGGCTGCTGACCACCGGCCGCCGCACCGCCAAGGGCGTCGCCGGATACGACCTGACCCGGCTCTTCGTCGGCTCGGAGGGCAGCCTCGGCATCGTCGTCCGGGCCGTCCTCGCACTCCGGCCGCGGCCGCCCCGGCAGCTCGTCCTCGCCGCCGAGTTCCCGTCCACCGACGCCGCCTGTGACGCGGTGTGCCGGATCATGGAACGCGGTCACACGCCGTCACTCCTCGAACTGATGGACCGTACGACCGTGCGTGCCGTCAACGCCCTGGCCTCGATGGGCCTGCCCGAGACCACCGAGGCGCTCCTCCTCTGCGCTTTCGACACGCCGGACCCGGCCACCGACCTCGCCGCCGTCGGGGCCCTCTGCACCGCCGCCGGGGCCACCGAAGTGGTCCCGGCCGATAACCCGGCCGAGTCCGAACTCCTGCTCCAGGCCCGGCGGCTGGCCCTCACCGCACTGGAGGCCGTCAAGTCCGCCACGATGATCGACGACGTCTGCGTCCCCCGCTCACAGCTCGGCGCGATGCTCGCCGGCACGGCGGCCATCGCCGACGAGTACGGCCTCACCATCGGCGTCTGCGCCCACGCCGGCGACGGCAACACCCACCCCACGGTCTGCTTCGACCAGGCCGACCCCGACGAGTCCCGCCGGGCCCGCGCCTCCTTCGACGCGATCATGGCGCTCGGCCTGGAGCTGGGCGGAACCATCACCGGCGAACACGGCGTCGGTGTCCTCAAGAAGGAGTGGCTCGCCCGCGAACTGGGCGACACCGGCGTCGAACTGCAACGCTCCATCAAGGCCGCCTTCGACCCGCTGAACCTCCTCAACCCCGGCAAGCTCTTCTGA